In Capsicum annuum cultivar UCD-10X-F1 chromosome 11, UCD10Xv1.1, whole genome shotgun sequence, one genomic interval encodes:
- the LOC124888818 gene encoding uncharacterized mitochondrial protein AtMg00810-like — protein MVSPLEFYGKFSANVGPPCPDPILYRKLVGKLNYLQHTQPDISFPVQHLSQFLHYPSMPYLEAGFHVLRYLTGSPGLGILLNNSDDFSLTGFCDFNWANYIQTRRSITSFYILFGGSPISWKSKKQPTIALFSTEAEYRALRKIMAEILWLLADLLTKSLTGVQHRSLLSKLGLGSILRGDVRNGPIQFRVQMKEKMKD, from the exons ATGGTTAGTCCTTTAGAATTTTATGGCAAGTTTTCTGCTAATGTTGGTCCTCCTTGCCCTGACCCCATCTTGTATCGAAAGTTGGTTGGAAAACTCAATTATTTGCAGCATACCCAACCTGATATCTCTTTTCCTGTCCAACATCTTAGCCAGTTTCTTCACTATCCTAGTATGCCTTATTTAGAGGCAGGTTTTCATGTATTACGTTACCTGACTGGTTCTCCTGGTTTGGGCATTCTCTTGAATAATTCTGATGATTTTTCACTCACTGGTTTTTGTGACTTTAACTGGGCTAATTATATTCAAACTAGAAGATCTATCACCAGTTTCTACATTTTATTTGGAGGATCCCCTATTTCGTGGaaatccaagaaacaacccaCAATTGCTCTTTTTTCTACCGAGGCCGAATATAGGGCTCTTCGAAAAATTATGGCAGAAATTTTATGGCTG CTGGCTGATCTTCTCACTAAGTCGTTAACTGGTGTCCAACACAGGAGTTTGCTTTCCAAGCTGGGTTTAGGTTCCAtcttgaggggggatgttaggaATGGGCCTATACA GTTTCGCGTGCAGAtgaaggaaaaaatgaaagattAA